A single region of the Chryseobacterium sp. 6424 genome encodes:
- a CDS encoding UbiA family prenyltransferase gives MKNPLFYRISQLTAFLLGARIFVAMLLTFALYVSTFFLFNEEESLREFVFDFKVHGIIFCTVLSILAGGIINQFYDREKDQLTKPFRSKLQRFLKQKYFLYAYLTLFLLSLSISLLISGRVFIFFLVYQFFMWFYSHKLSKLLIINNLCFVSLTLYPFFGMMVYYKTFSGQLFVMAVFLFLVLLIIDLIKDILTRNADKMFGYVTIPNYFGTRAARNIAVCLAIFAMGSAAVIVAFADDQRILHHYFTTGLFVLVFIIYLLLNKIKKNNFIALNILRIWVFIGIIAMLLDGIMYRM, from the coding sequence ATGAAAAATCCACTTTTTTACAGAATTTCACAACTTACAGCTTTTCTTTTGGGAGCCAGGATTTTTGTGGCCATGTTGCTGACTTTCGCGCTGTATGTGTCCACCTTTTTCCTGTTTAATGAAGAAGAAAGTTTACGTGAGTTTGTCTTTGATTTCAAGGTACACGGCATTATTTTCTGTACGGTACTTAGCATTCTGGCAGGCGGCATCATCAACCAGTTTTATGACCGGGAAAAGGACCAACTGACGAAACCTTTCCGAAGCAAGTTACAGCGCTTTCTGAAACAAAAATACTTTTTGTATGCCTACCTGACGCTTTTTCTATTGTCTTTAAGTATTTCGTTGCTTATATCGGGCCGGGTTTTTATTTTCTTCTTGGTGTACCAGTTCTTTATGTGGTTTTACAGCCATAAACTCAGTAAATTATTGATAATCAATAATTTATGTTTTGTAAGCCTTACGCTGTACCCTTTTTTTGGGATGATGGTATATTATAAAACTTTCTCCGGGCAGCTTTTTGTGATGGCGGTGTTCCTTTTTTTAGTATTACTGATTATAGACTTGATTAAAGATATTCTTACCAGAAATGCGGATAAAATGTTCGGTTACGTCACCATTCCGAACTACTTTGGCACCCGTGCGGCCAGGAACATTGCCGTTTGCCTGGCCATCTTTGCAATGGGAAGCGCTGCTGTAATTGTAGCTTTTGCCGATGACCAACGTATATTACATCATTACTTTACCACAGGCCTTTTCGTTTTGGTATTCATCATTTACCTTTTACTGAACAAGATAAAGAAGAACAATTTTATAGCCCTGAATATACTAAGGATCTGGGTGTTTATCGGGATCATAGCCATGCTGCTTGACGGGATTATGTACAGGATGTAG
- a CDS encoding mevalonate kinase: protein MTNPLFYAKILLFGEYGIIEDSQGLTLPYSFYKGALKFSDLTEDFEKKSNISLARYCDYLKDLRLPENFGLDTARFKQDIENGLFFDSNIPQGYGVGSSGALVAAIFERYSLKKYVPENISKDELKDLKKVFGTLESYFHGKSSGIDPLICYMNLPILIENRENVDRVAIPQGKEGKGAIFLIDSGITGETGPMVQIFFEKMKTEGFRKTLKEEFIRYNNACIDAFLKKEMTPLFRNLKNLSVWAYEHFKPMIPESIYNIWKKGLDTNAYYLKLCGSGGGGYILGFTRDYDKAEKMLSGFQKEVIYRF from the coding sequence ATGACCAATCCTTTATTTTACGCCAAAATCCTGCTGTTCGGTGAATACGGAATCATCGAAGACTCCCAGGGGTTGACCTTGCCCTACAGTTTTTATAAAGGTGCCCTGAAATTTTCTGACCTTACGGAAGATTTCGAAAAGAAATCAAATATTTCCTTGGCGAGATATTGCGATTACCTTAAAGACCTAAGACTTCCGGAGAATTTTGGTTTGGACACTGCGCGGTTCAAGCAAGATATTGAAAACGGACTTTTCTTTGATTCAAACATTCCGCAGGGTTATGGCGTAGGAAGTTCAGGGGCGTTGGTCGCTGCTATTTTCGAGAGATATTCATTGAAAAAATATGTGCCTGAAAATATTTCAAAAGACGAACTAAAGGATCTTAAGAAAGTCTTTGGCACACTTGAAAGCTATTTTCATGGCAAAAGTTCAGGTATTGATCCACTGATTTGTTATATGAATCTGCCTATTTTAATTGAAAACCGCGAGAATGTTGACCGCGTTGCCATCCCTCAAGGCAAAGAAGGTAAAGGCGCTATTTTTCTTATAGATTCTGGCATTACGGGAGAAACCGGCCCTATGGTACAGATTTTCTTTGAAAAAATGAAGACGGAAGGCTTCCGCAAGACTTTAAAAGAAGAGTTTATACGATACAACAATGCCTGTATTGACGCTTTTTTGAAGAAAGAAATGACGCCGCTGTTCCGGAATTTAAAAAACCTGTCGGTTTGGGCGTATGAACACTTTAAGCCGATGATTCCGGAGAGTATTTATAATATTTGGAAAAAAGGCCTCGACACCAATGCTTACTACCTGAAACTGTGTGGCAGTGGGGGCGGAGGCTACATTTTAGGTTTCACACGCGATTATGACAAAGCGGAAAAAATGCTTTCCGGATTTCAAAAAGAAGTAATTTACAGGTTTTAA
- a CDS encoding pseudouridine synthase has translation MSRDRNSNGKPKKPRISKISNAGSAKPATSRPRAARNEDTEKKSTAKTRTPRLLSQSEAKAFEKSFDKPTRRTTKKTGKSFDSRDKYDNGDRKFSPKKGNKPFERDNDDRTRAFVQKRRFEKIAKDTNKESIRLNKYIANSGICSRREADELITQGLVQVNGQVVTEMGYQVQKTDRVVFDGQGITPEKPVYVLLNKPKGYISTTKDEKARKTVMDLVANASPYRLFPVGRLDRSTTGVILLTNDGHMTKKLTHPSFNMKKIYHVTLDRKLDRADLNAIAEGIRLEEGIAQVDSISYIDGKPKNEIGVEIHIGWNRVVRRIFQKLGYEVEALDRVMFAGLTKKNIKRGHWRILTDLEVNNLKML, from the coding sequence ATGAGCCGAGACAGAAACAGTAACGGAAAACCCAAAAAACCAAGAATTTCTAAAATATCAAATGCCGGAAGTGCAAAACCTGCCACTTCGCGGCCCCGTGCTGCCCGCAATGAAGATACTGAGAAGAAATCCACGGCAAAGACCAGGACCCCAAGGTTGCTTTCGCAATCTGAAGCAAAAGCCTTCGAGAAATCCTTTGATAAACCTACACGCCGTACGACTAAAAAAACCGGTAAATCCTTTGACAGTCGTGATAAATACGATAATGGCGACCGCAAATTTAGTCCTAAGAAAGGCAACAAGCCTTTCGAGCGCGATAATGATGACCGTACCAGGGCATTCGTACAGAAAAGAAGGTTTGAAAAAATAGCCAAAGACACCAACAAAGAGTCGATACGTTTAAATAAATACATCGCTAATTCTGGCATCTGTAGCCGTCGTGAGGCAGATGAACTCATCACCCAAGGCTTGGTACAGGTAAACGGGCAGGTGGTAACCGAAATGGGCTATCAGGTACAGAAAACAGACCGCGTAGTTTTCGACGGACAAGGCATCACACCAGAGAAACCCGTCTATGTGCTGTTGAATAAACCAAAAGGCTACATATCTACTACCAAAGACGAAAAAGCCAGGAAAACCGTAATGGATCTGGTAGCAAACGCATCCCCATACAGGCTTTTCCCAGTAGGAAGACTCGACAGATCAACAACCGGAGTCATTCTACTGACCAATGATGGTCACATGACTAAAAAACTCACGCACCCTTCATTCAACATGAAAAAAATCTATCATGTCACCCTTGATAGAAAGCTGGATCGTGCGGATCTGAACGCAATTGCAGAAGGAATTCGTCTTGAAGAAGGAATAGCGCAGGTTGACAGCATTTCTTACATTGACGGTAAACCGAAAAATGAAATCGGTGTTGAAATACACATCGGCTGGAACAGGGTGGTGCGCAGGATCTTCCAGAAGCTTGGCTATGAGGTGGAAGCGCTGGACCGCGTGATGTTTGCAGGCCTCACGAAGAAGAACATCAAGCGTGGGCACTGGCGAATCCTTACCGACCTTGAAGTGAACAATCTTAAAATGCTTTAG
- a CDS encoding MFS transporter, with amino-acid sequence MPENDRLNTPEIKNNPKIMKAWSFYDWANSVYSLVITSTIFPIYYSILTTATEKTEYVQQTGQWIKVPVRHMITIFGKQYQPDAIYGYSLTISFLIVVLLSPILSSLADTIGNKKSFLQFFCYLGATSCMGLAMFTGMQNVFLGLLFSITASVGFWGSLVFYNSFLPDIATRDKQDALSAKGYVYGYIGSVVLVVICLILIQVLAKTPEEAKLYTRISFLLTGAWWFGFSQYTFKHLPQFGTVHKQLPKDLVLLNYKNIFKKHAEQGGFWEVLKDNISFYKDVVKESFNELFKVGHTLFADRNLKFFLSSFFFYSVGMQTIFLMATLFGKSEINLAQDKLILTLLLIQIEAIIGALIFSRLSRAIGNKNVISIAIILWIVACLSAYYLNKENPNVEYQFYGIAAIIGLVMGGLQAMSRSTYSKLLPENSMDNTTFFSFYDVLEKLAIILGTFIFATMIEKYHNMRFSALSMSVFFFVGLVLIRFLKVSVSKTKS; translated from the coding sequence ATGCCCGAAAACGACCGTCTGAACACACCGGAAATCAAAAACAACCCTAAAATAATGAAAGCATGGTCTTTCTATGACTGGGCAAACTCGGTGTATTCGCTGGTAATTACCTCTACCATTTTCCCGATATATTATTCTATTTTAACTACGGCAACGGAAAAGACAGAATATGTACAGCAGACTGGGCAGTGGATCAAGGTGCCAGTACGCCACATGATTACCATTTTCGGCAAGCAGTATCAGCCAGACGCGATCTATGGCTATTCACTGACTATCTCGTTTCTTATTGTAGTACTGTTGTCGCCGATTCTGTCGTCGCTTGCGGATACCATTGGTAATAAGAAATCTTTCTTACAGTTCTTCTGTTATCTTGGTGCCACTTCATGCATGGGACTGGCGATGTTTACAGGGATGCAGAACGTTTTTCTCGGGCTTTTGTTCAGTATTACGGCAAGTGTAGGTTTTTGGGGCAGCTTGGTGTTCTATAATTCATTCCTTCCGGATATTGCCACGCGCGATAAGCAAGATGCACTTTCGGCCAAGGGGTATGTGTACGGTTACATCGGATCTGTGGTATTGGTAGTCATCTGTTTAATCTTGATTCAGGTATTGGCAAAAACACCCGAAGAAGCGAAGCTTTACACCCGTATTTCTTTCTTATTAACTGGTGCATGGTGGTTTGGTTTCTCGCAATATACATTTAAACATCTGCCGCAGTTCGGTACTGTTCATAAGCAGTTACCTAAAGATCTGGTATTGCTGAACTACAAAAACATCTTTAAGAAACACGCGGAGCAGGGTGGTTTTTGGGAAGTTTTGAAGGATAATATCAGTTTTTACAAAGATGTCGTAAAGGAAAGTTTCAATGAACTCTTCAAGGTCGGACATACGCTTTTTGCTGACCGCAACTTAAAGTTTTTTCTCTCCAGTTTCTTTTTTTATAGTGTGGGGATGCAGACCATTTTTTTAATGGCGACGCTTTTTGGTAAAAGTGAAATTAATCTCGCACAAGACAAACTGATCCTCACTTTACTGCTTATACAGATTGAAGCGATTATCGGCGCGCTTATTTTCTCGCGTCTTTCACGGGCGATTGGTAATAAAAATGTAATTTCAATTGCGATTATTTTGTGGATCGTAGCTTGTCTATCCGCATATTATCTGAACAAAGAAAACCCGAACGTAGAATATCAGTTTTATGGCATTGCAGCGATTATCGGTCTGGTAATGGGCGGTTTGCAGGCCATGTCGCGTTCAACCTATTCAAAGTTGCTACCCGAAAATTCGATGGATAACACCACTTTCTTTAGTTTTTATGATGTTCTTGAAAAACTAGCGATTATTTTAGGAACTTTTATTTTTGCTACGATGATCGAAAAGTACCATAATATGCGGTTTTCGGCTTTATCTATGTCTGTGTTTTTCTTTGTCGGTCTGGTACTTATACGTTTCCTAAAAGTATCTGTATCCAAAACTAAGTCTTAA